In Drosophila yakuba strain Tai18E2 chromosome X, Prin_Dyak_Tai18E2_2.1, whole genome shotgun sequence, a single genomic region encodes these proteins:
- the LOC6526027 gene encoding mitochondrial ornithine transporter 1, with the protein MSECERDTASAAAPTSNQHNGDEDNEDAGSEAAEFLPPPQSQSQPPPLEPIKQRRPKQSQPTDEAPPEVSPPLPPPPTNEDEMPPPPPRIGSSQAGSSVLIMTPDQIIEAYERALQEGQAIEGEGDGEKSGWLSRPISVKSTLKAVRDGLLYVVGGFLRFVRRLDMHGGGTGNNINFVEGLIDFLAGSLGGAAQVYVSQPLDTVKVKLQTFPEAYRGMWDCFVSTYRKDGVLHGLYAGSVPAVFANVAENSVLFAAYGGCQKFVAFCVGKETSGELTTVQNACAGSLAACFSTLTLCPTELIKCKLQALREMKHFVEPAHPQDIRTPWTLTRYIWRTEGIKGFYRGLSSTFLREMPGYFFFFGSYEGTRELLRRDDQSKDDIGPLRTMIAGAIGGVCLWTSTFPADVIKSRIQVKNLNESMFAVGADIVRREGVLALYRGLLPSVLRTIPATATLFVVYEYTKRALSATL; encoded by the exons ATGAGCGAGTGCGAGCGGGACACCGCCAGCGCTGCAGCGCCCACAAGCAACCAACATAATGGAGATGAAGATAACGAAGACGCCGGCAGCGAAGCGGCAGAATTTCTACCGCCaccgcagtcgcagtcgcagccacCGCCCCTCGAACCGATCAAACAGCGCCGCCCGAAGCAGAGCCAACCGACGGACGAAGCGCCACCCGAAGTGTCACCGCCTCTGCCTCCGCCGCCTACCAACGAAGACGAGATGCCCCCGCCGCCCCCGCGAATCGGCAGCAGTCAAGCGGGCAGCAGCGTGCTGATAATGACGCCCGATCAAATCATCGAAGCCTACGAACGCGCCCTGCAG GAGGGGCAAGCGATCGAGGGAGAAGGCGATGGAGAGAAGAGCGGCTGGCTGAGCAGGCCGATCAGTGTGAAATCGACGCTGAAAGCGGTACGCGACGGCCTGTTGTACGTGGTCGGCGGTTTCCTGCGATTCGTTCGACGTCTAGACATGCACGGCGGCGGTACGGGCAACAACATCAACTTTGTCGAGGGTCTGATTGACTTTTTGGCGGGATCCCTGGGCGGAGCGGCCCAGGTGTATGTGTCCCAGCCCCTCGACACCGTTAAGGTCAAGCTGCAGACCTTTCCGGAGGCGTATCGCGGCATGTGGGATTGCTTTGTGAGCACATATCGCAAGGATGGCGTCCTCCATGGCTTGTACGCCGGTTCCGTTCCGGCCGTATTCGCCAATGTGGCCGAAAACTCGGTGCTATTTGCCGCCTACGGTGGATGCCAGAAATTCGTTGCCTTCTGCGTTGGCAAGGAGACATCGGGCGAACTGACCACCGTTCAGAATGCCTGCGCCGGTTCCCTGGCCGCCTGCTTCTCCACACTGACCCTCTGCCCCACGGAGCTGATCAAGTGCAAGCTGCAGGCGCTGCGCGAGATGAAGCACTTCGTTGAACCGGCTCATCCGCAGGACATACGAACGCCCTGGACACTGACGCGCTACATCTGGCGGACCGAGG GCATCAAAGGCTTCTATCGGGGATTGAGCTCGACTTTCCTGCGCGAGATGCCCGGttacttcttcttcttcggtAGCTACGAGGGAACCCGCGAATTACTTCGCCG CGATGATCAATCCAAAGATGACATTGGACCACTGCGTACGATGATCGCCGGCGCCATTGGAGGTGTGTGTCTGTGGACGTCGACGTTTCCCGCTGACGTGATCAAGAGCCGAATCCAGGTGAAGAACCTCAACGAGAGCATGTTCGCCGTGGGAGCAGACATAGTGCGCCGCGAAGGTGTCCTGGCACTCTATCGCGGTCTGCTGCCATCTGTCCTGCGCACCATTCCAGCCACGGCCACGCTGTTTGTGGTCTACGAGTACACCAAGCGAGCCCTGAGCGCCACCCTCTGA
- the LOC6526026 gene encoding FAST kinase domain-containing protein 5, mitochondrial, which produces MWARTHCLWRSVGRLGRQVCTTSVLQARIFADRENQFAHGILMDSLKPYAILRPRDSAWQDLPASEGFMLPQPNASAADLYADFLGLVRHCNRLELQISDSRYVDFTRCFCEQLHRLTDEQLIGSLSALAELPAPESPKARNYMEIWNTLDIECCRRIERWSSEQLLLVSDAWYRIGLVRIGEYVWLALKKLGRKLRKLPPEQLVHSMFLCNLLRRPVFEMFDFELNLARCVDQMTLSELGVMAMGFFKTQTPIRNPELLTQIYQRLGSELDTVEDIVLVALLKVLRYSSKLPQVEPLKQLLNALESQVERVSLLTCLHMALLGCELQTCNDSLVERILLRFERELETARLKDMERICLVMALFNITTKSGVERRLSERLPDILRQRMEEILRHPRCLSNCLQFLTMRGVYDLELLGVALEPRFIKHAYPSGLPGREYFHLDGFARLLGQEYQGALVTEKQRQQMGRLYTQYIPERDGRFKLNSTDRILVEIRDAIALIHRPVTFKHILPQYDRCDIVLCYDHRQRKALSINAEACPDYSGEILTRRHLLGESRSADDQLATVIIVIAGWNNVIRDKERFTGQMDMKLRQLRQLGHQPLVIYWHEWRELENAADRQNFLRRRLSQVAKI; this is translated from the exons ATGTGGGCAAGGACACACTGCCTCTGGCGCAGTGTGGGCCGTCTGGGACGCCAAGTATGCACCACGAGCGTTTTACAAGCGCGGATTTTCGCGGACCGCGAGAATCAGTTCGCCCATGGAATCCTAATGGATTCTCTGAAACCGTATGCAATACTGCGTCCTCGGGACTCCGCCTGGCAGGATCTGCCCGCCTCTGAAGGCTTCATGCTTCCACAGCCAAATGCCAGTGCTGCCGATCTCTATGCGGACTTCTTGGGCCTGGTGAGGCACTGCAACCGCCTGGAACTGCAGATCAGCGATAGCCGGTATGTGGACTTCACCCGCTGCTTCTGTGAGCAGCTGCATCGCCTTACGGATGAACAGCTCATCGGATCGCTTAGTGCCTTGGCCGAGCTGCCGGCACCGGAATCGCCCAAAGCCAGGAACTACATGGAGATATGGAATACCCTGGACATCGAGTGCTGTCGTCGCATAGAGCGCTGGTCCAGTGAACAATTGCTACTCGTGAGCGATGCCTGGTATCGTATTGGTCTGGTCAGGATCGGCGAGTACGTGTGGCTGGCGCTGAAGAAGCTAGGCCGCAAGCTGCGAAAACTGCCGCCAGAGCAGCTCGTCCACTCCATGTTTCTGTGCAATCTGCTGCGTCGACCCGTCTTCGAGATGTTCGACTTTGAGCTGAATCTGGCACGCTGCGTGGATCAAATGACCCTCTCCGAATTGGGCGTAATGGCCATGGGCTTCTTTAAGACACAGACGCCCATCAGAAATCCGGAACTGCTGACGCAAATCTACCAGCGGTTAGGCAGCGAACTTGACACCGTGGAAGATATTGTCCTGGTAGCGCTGCTTAAGGTGCTGCGATATAGCAGCAAGCTGCCCCAAGTGGAGCCGCTCAAACAGTTGCTAAACGCTTTGGAGTCTCAAGTGGAACGCGTCTCCCTGCTCACGTGCCTGCACATGGCTCTTCTGGGCTGTGAACTGCAAACGTGCAATGATTCACTGGTGGAACGCATCCTGCTGAGATTCGAGCGTGAGTTGGAGACTGCCCGCCTAAAGGATATGGAGCGCATTTGCCTGGTAATGGCCCTGTTTAATATCACCACCAAGTCGGGCGTGGAACGCCGATTGTCGGAAAGACTGCCCGATATATTGCGCCAGCGGATGGAGGAGATACTGCGCCATCCTCGCTGTCTATCCAACTGTCTGCAGTTTCTCACAATGCGGGGTGTTTACGATCTTGAGCTTTTGGGCGTGGCGCTGGAGCCGCGTTTTATAAAGCATGCATATCCAAGCGGATTGCCCGGACGCGAGTACTTCCATCTGGACGGGTTCGCTCGCCTTCTGGGACAAGAATACCAGGGAGCACTTGTTACCGAGAAGCAACGACAGCAGATGGGCCGCTTGTACACGCAGTACATACCCGAGCGGGACGGGCGCTTCAAGCTAAACAGTACCGATCGCATTCTAGTGGAAATACGGGATGCGATTGCCCTGATCCACCGTCCTGTGACCTTCAAGCACATCCTGCCGCAATACGATCGATGCGATATAGTGCTTTGCTACGACCACCGGCAACGAAAGGCGTTGTCCATTAATGCAGAGGCGTGTCCGGATTACAGCGGAGAGATTCTCACCCGGAGGCACCTATTGGGCGAGAGCAGGTCTGCGGATGACCAGCTGGCCACAGTGATAATCGTTATTGCGGGCTGGAACAACGTAATCCGCGACAAGGAGCGGTTCACCGGCCAAATGGATATGAAGCTTCGGCAGCTGCGACAATTGGGACATCAGCCACTGGTG ATCTATTGGCACGAATGGCGCGAACTAGAAAATGCGGCTGACCGCCAGAACTTTCTGAGACGACGCCTCAGTCAAGTGGCGAAAATTTAG
- the LOC6526025 gene encoding uncharacterized protein LOC6526025, whose amino-acid sequence MEEEPVAIGNDGQVIISDQIGHNSEGVDGVKATNPFSRNTNSGSREGGILQSFEAERRLIALVRRQPILYDARHPKFHDVALREEQWQKIARRLATDLTNCLTAWSELRYRFQRHVRRLRAFHRSATQSHRTVQRRRPCMRHEEELHFLYSHVARFPLIVEKAQPAEIVEAERIVEKEKLPDVEFVEPPPVDIIDVDLEEDTTYHYRCTKEERRLIEAVQAYPVLYDASYTGYQNRRHRGLVWGAISNELHDKATKLMKSWLKLQTRYEWELTHRPSLVATSELCQRMEFMQPHILRQRGTVCKASKYLQKEWHEPIEHFRSVMALINTMRNMPELVQLTDESLNYDVKPPRYDEFWKKVGFEVMCSHECCEVTWLVLRSFHHELLAMRLAGYLLQDKWYFENALSSIFKHVASHPTPRHAPKRKANGSIPLVGEPPSKTPVPPRLPLAIVYPPTSKGSSTSMTSSSTSTATSIGPTFSNARSSSGPAIHNAPTAAATNSVSSNVSTDQAVPAFVIPKITSAISVGPTNTPPLKLPPTLRIAPKTAVAMGMGVSPVVTTNQMAGSNAKPTERRPQIPQRPGLQVTLLTKTQMPKSPQMAPAVPRNVIRTINPTNPAQPQPRVSGGPMSALGALLSGTPRPQNPAPLHSPAPPHALPNLVPIIPSNITANSNLPTAPAAPMVRIHQPGLKSGWDGRSISSPASKSLGSPAATTVSAAAAPIAPTEEPARAKTSQTMSKSSAVPATTANYTKKYRPIVPAVPTAIRMTKPAAEPPATELPVPPPPIGTEQTVRVVYKAPLLPKSATQAAAATQAASATQAASATQAASTTQATSATQAASTTSATQAASATQAVSATQTASATQAASATQAASATSATQAASVTSATRGILASQARTATAAIDISDKPAPVDAPAKLPAVAKATPVSQSDKEASASLGSQPEKLPGGDISVRWQEYAATGNVLQIWCGKYPTRYNLNMVRTATLIREVMAVPQLHREDPQLAAKCDEFWKVIAKKFHMPEEALRACWKFLADNMSVFPKIAPMSELMRPFKASVRVWEKSHRLFSKFDEIALKYQWMNHKDILPDVIRLFAKHEHLYWEMRKPRPGEMAQIPHHFTDLEKQEVWREARIKYPNLNHRDIWSMFKFAFRTYMEDLERGIENPWPQNWWQTLEQLRFLANVRYHPLEPYYYIVHNKISEEVKRCSMYEALMSADPTDKVKPTPAILLKRLTKTPMPWETEEAKRLLTGKLDGLRSSESTSQTATPPASAPPPASSSASASAPPASAPPPAPAPTPAPAPAPTAQSIPVPDGVSVCTKTPESKSAPNTNVKSHKGKKSSSAQKRLSPAKTVTCNLPPIEAFELTKVLRRQPHTFERASTINKRTAWVRVSNELNATVTECRLGLQYALREMRNLKIADPMNQCAMGHKYFHHMSEIYKQVKPNGQLIVRTPQQLNQLNQSPAEVTAEEVKPRGFLPEINVTTCSPELVVKNWAHAAGNLSAPNQDTLFVKLTQVFSKYAKKVNPTAP is encoded by the exons ATGGAGGAGGAGCCAGTTGCCATCGGCAATGATGGCCAGGTCATTATTT CTGACCAAATCGGACACAATTCGGAAGGCGTGGATGGCGTTAAAGCCACAAATCCGTTTAGCAGAAACACTAATTCGGGATCAAGGGAAGGCGGCATTCTGCAAAGCTTCGAGGCAGAAAGGCGGCTCATCGCTTTGGTACGCCGCCAGCCGATTTTGTATGATGCCCGGCATCCAAAATTCCATGACGTCGCTCTCAGGGAGGAACAGTGGCAGAAGATCGCCCGCCGCCTGGCCACGGATTTGACCAATTGCCTGACGGCGTGGTCGGAGCTGCGCTACAGATTTCAGCGCCATGTGCGACGTCTAAGGGCCTTCCATCGCAGTGCCACACAAAGCCATCGGACAGTCCAGCGTCGGCGTCCTTGCATGCGAcacgaggaggagctgcacTTCCTGTACTCCCATGTGGCCAGGTTCCCACTAATTGTGGAGAAGGCCCAGCCGGCAGAGATTGTGGAAGCGGAAAGGATCGTTGAGAAGGAGAAACTGCCCGATGTGGAGTTCGTGGAACCGCCGCCAGTGGACATTATAGATGTGGATCTCGAGGAGGACACCACCTATCACTACCGTTGCACCAAGGAAGAGCGACGCCTCATAGAGGCAGTCCAAGCCTATCCAGTTCTGTACGATGCCTCGTACACGGGCTATCAGAACAGACGACATCGCGGTCTAGTTTGGGGTGCCATTTCCAATGAACTCCATGACAAAGCCACCAAGCTGATGAAGAGCTGGCTGAAGCTGCAGACTCGCTACGAGTGGGAGCTGACCCATCGCCCATCACTGGTCGCCACGTCGGAGCTGTGTCAGCGGATGGAGTTCATGCAACCGCACATACTGCGCCAGCGCGGCACCGTATGCAAGGCTTCCAAGTACCTGCAAAAAGAATGGCACGAGCCCATCGAGCACTTCCGCAGCGTGATGGCGCTGATCAATACGATGCGCAACATGCCCGAACTAGTACAGCTGACGGACGAATCCCTCAACTACGATGTGAAGCCGCCGCGCTACGACGAGTTCTGGAAGAAGGTCGGTTTTGAAGTGATGTGCAGTCACGAGTGCTGCGAGGTTACCTGGCTGGTACTGCGCTCCTTCCACCACGAATTGCTGGCCATGCGCTTAGCCGGCTATCTGCTGCAGGACAAGTGGTACTTTGAGAACGCCCTAAGCAGTATCTTTAAGCACGTTGCCTCTCATCCCACGCCCCGTCACGCCCCAAAACGCAAAGCCAACGGCTCAATACCATTGGTGGGGGAGCCCCCGTCCAAAACACCGGTGCCGCCACGTCTGCCACTGGCTATTGTCTACCCGCCCACCTCAAAAGGCAGCAGCACGAGTatgaccagcagcagcacgagCACTGCCACCAGCATTGGCCCCACCTTCTCGAATGCCAGGAGCTCCTCTGGCCCAGCCATCCACAATGCGCCCACCGCAGCCGCAACCAACAGCGTCAGTTCAAATGTGTCGACCGATCAAGCTGTTCCCGCGTTTGTGATTCCCAAGATCACGTCCGCCATCAGTGTGGGCCCGACCAATACGCCACCCCTAAAGCTGCCGCCCACATTACGAATTGCGCCCAAAACGGCGGTGGCTATGGGAATGGGCGTGTCCCCCGTCGTTACCACCAATCAAATGGCGGGCTCAAATGCAAAGCCGACTGAAAGGCGCCCTCAGATCCCACAGCGTCCTGGCTTGCAGGTTACGCTCCTTACGAAGACTCAAATGCCCAAATCTCCGCAAATGGCACCGGCTGTACCACGCAATGTAATTCGAACGATAAATCCAACCAATCCAGCTCAACCACAACCGAGGGTCTCCGGAGGGCCAATGTCGGCACTGGGAGCACTGCTCAGCGGAACGCCTAGGCCGCAAAATCCAGCGCCATTACATTCACCAGCTCCGCCACATGCACTGCCCAATTTGGTACCAATAATACCATCGAATATCACAGCTAACAGCAATTTGCCAACAGCCCCAGCGGCTCCTATGGTTCGAATACACCAGCCGGGACTGAAAAGCGGTTGGGATGGCAGGAGCATAAGCTCTCCGGCCAGCAAGTCATTGGGATCCCCAGCAGCCACAACTGtgtctgcagcagcagctcctaTCGCACCAACTGAAGAACCAGCGAGAGCAAAAACATCACAAACCATGTCCAAATCGAGTGCGgtgccagcaacaacagcgaatTACACCAAGAAATATCGACCAATCGTACCGGCAGTCCCTACTGCAATTAGGATGACCAAACCGGCAGCAGAACCACCAGCAACTGAGTTGCCTGTACCTCCTCCTCCAATCGGCACTGAACAAACAGTGCGAGTTGTATATAAAGCACCATTACTTCCTAAATCAGCAAcacaagctgcagctgcaacacaAGCTGCATCTGCAACACAAGCTGCATCTGCAACACAAGCAGCATCTACAACACAAGCTACATCTGCAACACAAGCAGCATCTACCACATCTGCAACACAAGCTGCATCTGCAACACAAGCTGTATCTGCAACGCAAACTGCATCTGCAACGCAAGCTGCATCTGCAACACAAGCAGCATCTGCCACATCTGCAACACAAGCTGCATCCGTCACATCTGCAACACGGGGCATATTAGCAAGTCAGGCTAGAACTGCGACAGCAGCAATAGACATTTCAGACAAACCAGCACCAGTGGACGCACCAGCCAAATTGCCGGCAGTAGCCAAGGCAACACCAGTATCACAGTCAGATAAGGAAGCAAGCGCATCTCTAGGCAGTCAGCCGGAGAAATTGCCGGGTGGCGACATAAGCGTTCGTTGGCAGGAGTATGCCGCCACTGGGAACGTATTGCAGATTTGGTGCGGCAAATACCCTACTCGGTACAATCTCAATATGGTTAGGACGGCAACGCTGATCCGCGAGGTGATGGCTGTGCCGCAGCTGCACAGGGAAGATCCACAATTGGCGGCCAAGTGTGATGAGTTCTGGAAGGTCATCGCCAAGAAGTTCCATATGCCAG AGGAAGCTTTGCGCGCATGCTGGAAATTCTTGGCGGACAACATGAGTGTGTTTCCGAAGATTGCGCCGATGTCGGAACTGATGCGTCCGTTTAAGGCCAGCGTAAGGGTGTGGGAGAAATCGCATCGTTTGTTTAGCAAATTTGACGAGATAGCACTAAAGTACCAGTGGATGAATCACAAGGACATATTGCCGGACGTAATACGCCTCTTCGCGAAGCATGAGCACCTCTACTGGGAGATGCGCAAGCCGCGACCTGGCGAAATGGCCCAAATTCCACACCACTTCACGGATCTGGAGAAACAGGAGGTGTGGCGGGAGGCACGCATTAAATACCCAAATC TCAATCATCGGGACATTTGGTCAATGTTTAAGTTCGCATTCCGCACGTACATGGAGGATCTAGAGCGCGGCATTGAGAATCCCTGGCCACAAAACTGGTGGCAGACACTGGAGCAGCTAAGGTTTCTGGCCAATGTGCGCTACCATCCGCTCGAGCCCTACTACTATATCGTACACAACAAGATCTCAGAGGAGGTGAAGAGGTGTAGCATGTACGAGGCTCTAATGTCCGCCGATCCTACCGATAAGGTCAAACCCACACCGGCTATCCTTTTAAAGCGGCTTACCAAGACACCCATGCCATGGGAGACGGAGGAGGCCAAGCGCTTGCTTACCGGCAAGTTGGATGGCTTGAGAAGCTCTGAAAGTACCAGCCAGACTGCTActcctcctgcttctgctcctcctcctgcttcttcttctgcttctgcttctgctcctcctgcttctgctcctcctccagctcctgctcctactccagctccagctccggcACCCACTGCTCAATCTATTCCTGTACCTGATGGCGTTTCCGTGTGCACAAAGACACCCGAGAGCAAGTCAGCGCCAAACACCAATGTCAAATCTCATAAAGGCAAGAAAAGCTCGAGCGCGCAAAAACGTTTGTCCCCTGCGAAAACTGTCACCTGCAATCTTCCGCCCATTGAGGCATTTGAGCTGACCAAGGTGCTGCGCCGCCAACCACATACCTTCGAGCGGGCGAGCACCATTAACAAGCGAACCGCCTGGGTTCGCGTATCAAATGAGTTAAATGCCACAG TGACCGAATGCCGCTTAGGACTGCAGTACGCTCTGCGCGAGATGCGCAATTTGAAGATCGCCGATCCAATGAATCAATGTGCCATGGGCCACAAGTACTTCCATCACATGTCGGAGATCTACAAGCAGGTGAAGCCGAATGGCCAGCTCATAGTCCGCACGCCACAGCAGCTCAATCAGCTAAACCAATCGCCTGCGGAGGTAACCGCGGAGGAAGTTAAACCGCGCGGATTCTTGCCCGAAATCAATGTGACCACTTGCAGTCCGGAGCTCGTGGTTAAGAACTGGGCCCACGCCGCCGGTAACTTGTCCGCGCCCAATCAGGATACACTGTTTGTCAAGCTGACGCAGGTTTTCTCCAAATACGCCAAGAAAGTCAATCCGACAGCACCTTAG
- the LOC6526024 gene encoding ras-related protein RIC1, which yields MSHYKYLFKILVLGDCGVGKSCLLMRFSDDRFTGKYLCTVGVDFKVRSVEVAGQVVKLQVWDTAGEERFKSLLPAYYRGAHGILLVYDTTSANTFRSIDGWLEEIHRRCPDRVNVLLVGNKCDDLEHRQVSLEQALHYADRRALGFCEVSAKSGANVNYAFAALAVDIFNRLVAFAPNRLSAGQYERDESEDRAKSQVTEKISLVGKGRLRSKNIEPCC from the coding sequence ATGAGCCACTACAAGTACCTGTTCAAGATCCTCGTTCTGGGTGACTGTGGTGTGGGCAAGTCCTGCCTGCTGATGCGTTTCTCGGATGACCGATTCACCGGCAAGTACCTGTGCACGGTGGGCGTGGACTTCAAGGTGCGCAGCGTGGAGGTGGCCGGTCAGGTGGTGAAGCTGCAGGTGTGGGACACTGCTGGCGAGGAGCGCTTCAAGTCGCTGCTGCCGGCCTATTATCGCGGTGCCCATGGCATTCTGCTTGTCTACGACACCACATCGGCCAACACTTTCCGCAGCATCGATGGCTGGCTGGAGGAGATCCATCGCAGGTGTCCAGATAGGGTGAACGTTCTGCTGGTGGGCAACAAGTGTGACGACCTGGAGCATCGACAGGTGAGCCTGGAGCAGGCCCTTCACTATGCCGATCGCCGGGCACTCGGCTTTTGTGAGGTTTCCGCCAAGAGTGGCGCGAATGTAAATTACGCATTCGCCGCGTTGGCCGTTGACATATTCAATCGTCTTGTGGCCTTTGCACCGAATCGCTTGTCAGCTGGGCAGTATGAAAGGGATGAATCGGAGGACAGGGCGAAGTCACAAGTCACAGAAAAGATTAGTCTAGTTGGCAAAGGTCGGCTGAGGTCCAAAAACATCGAACCCTGTTGTTGA